One Suncus etruscus isolate mSunEtr1 chromosome 13, mSunEtr1.pri.cur, whole genome shotgun sequence genomic region harbors:
- the LOC126025517 gene encoding 60S ribosomal protein L27a-like, which translates to MPSRLRKTRKLRGHVSKHRKHPRGRGNAGGMHHHRINFDKYHPGYFGKVGMRHYHLKRNQSFCPTVNLDRLWTLVSEQTRVNAAQNKTGAAPVTDVVRSGYYKVLGKGKLPKQSVIVKAKFFSRRAEEKIKGVGGACVLVA; encoded by the coding sequence ATGCCGTCCAGACTGAGGAAGACCCGAAAACTCCGGGGCCACGTGAGCAAGCACCGGAAGCACCCCAGAGGTCGGGGTAATGCTGGCGGCATGCATCACCATAGAATCAACTTTGACAAATACCATCCAGGTTACTTTGGGAAAGTGGGCATGAGGCATTATCACTTAAAGAGAAATCAAAGTTTCTGCCCAACTGTCAATCTTGACAGACTGTGGACGTTGGTCAGTGAGCAGACACGGGTTAATGCTGCCCAAAACAAGACTGGAGCAGCTCCTGTCACTGATGTGGTGCGATCGGGCTACTACAAAGTTCTGGGGAAGGGAAAGCTCCCGAAGCAATCTGTCATTGTGAAAGCCAAATTCTTCAGCAGAAGAGCTGAAGAGAAGATTAAGGGAGTGGGAGGGGCATGTGTCCTGGTAGCTTGA